In Triticum urartu cultivar G1812 chromosome 6, Tu2.1, whole genome shotgun sequence, the following proteins share a genomic window:
- the LOC125512882 gene encoding cytosolic sulfotransferase 15-like, whose product MAQAPSKVEDGATMSAAPSKSISPKDLISTLPTSSDDWCSGPLVLYKNYWLRSTVLERILLAQATMKPRDDDIILATQPKSGTTWLKALAFAITNRSRYGFGDHPLLTHHPHQLVLSIEFHGPGGDHTDLNALASPRLLSTHIPMSLLPPGMSPSSGRRVVYLCRDPKDTFVSRWQWHFDNKIFHGSTMELDKAYDLFCRGLSPYGPFWEHYLEYWKASLVTPDKVLFLKYEEIKEDSVRVVQKLAAFLRVPFSQEEESSGVPEEVARLCSFETVTSLQVNQVSVVNDHGDHRFPANSAFFRKGQVGDWANHMSREMGENMDQITKDRLKGSGLAF is encoded by the coding sequence ATGGCTCAGGCTCCTTCCAAGGTAGAAGACGGTGCTACCATGAGCGCTGCACCATCCAAATCAATAAGCCCCAAAGATTTGATATCCACGCTCCCAACAAGTAGTGATGACTGGTGCTCGGGGCCGCTCGTTCTGTACAAGAACTACTGGCTGAGGTCCACGGTGCTGGAGCGGATCCTGCTGGCCCAGGCCACCATGAAGCCCCGGGATGACGACATCATCCTTGCCACACAGCCCAAAAGCGGCACCACCTGGCTCAAGGCCCTCGCCTTCGCCATCACCAACCGAAGCCGGTACGGCTTCGGCGACCACCCCCTCCTCACCCACCACCCTCACCAGCTCGTGCTGAGCATCGAGTTCCACGGCCCGGGCGGGGACCATACCGACCTCAATGCACTTGCGTCTCCTCGGCTTCTCTCCACGCACATTCCCATGTCGCTGCTCCCGCCGGGGATGAGCCCATCCAGCGGCCGTCGCGTCGTGTACCTCTGCCGAGACCCCAAGGACACGTTCGTGTCTCGGTGGCAGTGGCACTTCGACAACAAGATCTTCCACGGTTCCACCATGGAGCTGGACAAAGCCTACGACTTGTTCTGCCGGGGGCTCTCGCCTTACGGGCCTTTCTGGGAGCACTACCTGGAGTactggaaggcaagcttggtgacgcCGGACAAGGTCCTTTTCTTGAAGTACGAAGAGATCAAGGAAGACTCGGTGAGAGTCGTGCAAAAGCTTGCAGCGTTCCTCCGTGTCCCTTTCAGCCAGGAGGAGGAAAGCTCTGGTGTCCCGGAAGAGGTGGCGAGGCTCTGCAGCTTTGAGACAGTGACGAGCCTACAGGTTAACCAGGTAAGTGTTGTCAATGATCACGGAGATCACAGGTTTCCTGCTAATTCAGCCTTCTTTAGAAAAGGACAAGTTGGGGACTGGGCGAACCACATGAGCCGAGAGATGGGGGAAAACATGGATCAGATCACCAAAGACAGGCTCAAGGGATCTGGACTCGCCTTCTGA